In the genome of Mucisphaera calidilacus, one region contains:
- a CDS encoding SGNH/GDSL hydrolase family protein: METRTWMALAVSTTLTASAAADYSELIVFGDSLSDVGNFFAASAGTFPVSPPYANGRFSNGPVWVEGFASGLGLTTSPSLLGGTNYAFGGSQTGTGLSLPPGQTTGTAFVPNLQTQVDGFLGTNAAASDALYVVWSGANDFFVGEQDPTVPAANVAGALSDLYDAGAREFLVANLPALGQTPQGLSSPIPGASAGLDLLTAGFNQALEANLQGLDALPGVTIHRLDVAGIVANVGALSASLGVTVLDQAYADLLTGTIIDPSLDPDTFLFWDDQHPSRVAHALLAERALLAVPEPGVLFSIGVLGGLVLRRSRASV, from the coding sequence ATGGCGTTGGCAGTATCGACGACACTCACCGCCAGCGCGGCGGCGGATTACTCGGAATTGATCGTCTTTGGCGACAGTCTGTCGGATGTGGGGAACTTTTTTGCGGCTTCGGCGGGCACGTTCCCGGTGAGTCCGCCTTATGCGAACGGGCGTTTCAGCAACGGTCCGGTGTGGGTGGAGGGGTTCGCGTCGGGTCTGGGGCTGACGACGTCGCCGAGCCTGTTGGGCGGGACCAATTACGCGTTTGGCGGGAGCCAGACCGGGACGGGATTGAGTCTGCCGCCTGGCCAGACGACGGGGACGGCGTTCGTGCCGAACCTGCAGACGCAGGTTGATGGTTTCCTAGGGACAAACGCGGCGGCGAGTGACGCGTTGTACGTGGTGTGGTCCGGCGCGAACGACTTTTTCGTGGGTGAGCAGGACCCGACGGTGCCTGCCGCGAATGTTGCGGGGGCGTTGTCGGATCTGTATGACGCGGGGGCGCGTGAGTTTCTCGTGGCGAACCTGCCCGCTCTGGGGCAGACGCCTCAGGGCCTGAGTTCGCCGATCCCGGGCGCGTCGGCGGGGCTTGATCTTTTGACGGCGGGTTTCAACCAGGCGTTGGAAGCCAACCTGCAGGGGCTGGACGCGTTGCCGGGCGTGACGATCCACCGGCTTGACGTGGCGGGGATTGTGGCGAACGTGGGGGCGTTGAGTGCTTCGCTGGGCGTCACGGTTCTGGATCAGGCATATGCCGACCTGCTGACGGGGACGATCATTGATCCTTCGCTGGACCCGGACACGTTCCTGTTCTGGGACGACCAGCACCCGTCGCGTGTGGCTCACGCTTTGCTGGCCGAGCGGGCGCTGCTTGCGGTCCCGGAGCCGGGTGTGCTGTTTTCGATTGGCGTTCTGGGGGGTTTGGTGCTGCGTCGGAGTCGTGCGTCAGTCTGA
- a CDS encoding type II secretion system protein encodes MRQHARAAFTLIELLVTVAIIGLLVAITLPAMAQARTLARATQCAVNLRSVGQAMLVYEVDHQRLPMHAVEASGGPANQMWCIKTAAFDGRELYRPYMPLDYFHCPFHPEHDYDNAPAVNQYSNYALTPGYVFRNIDAATDAPQRWQQSDTPWTCITDTTTTRSLNVSPPTRCTATPPDSYDVVNHATDAGFELIEMNTPSAYGTAYKRTGGNTRRGHTFNAVLTDGSVAAHQGNDPSVIDVTDRTGTGSLLMPASD; translated from the coding sequence ATGCGCCAACACGCACGCGCTGCCTTCACACTCATCGAGCTGCTCGTGACCGTCGCCATCATCGGCCTGCTCGTCGCCATCACCCTCCCGGCCATGGCACAGGCACGCACCCTCGCACGCGCCACACAGTGCGCCGTCAACCTCCGCTCCGTCGGGCAGGCCATGCTCGTCTACGAGGTCGACCACCAACGCCTGCCCATGCACGCCGTCGAGGCCTCAGGCGGGCCCGCCAACCAGATGTGGTGCATCAAGACCGCCGCGTTCGACGGCCGAGAACTCTACCGCCCCTACATGCCCCTCGATTACTTCCACTGCCCCTTCCACCCCGAACATGACTACGACAACGCTCCCGCCGTCAACCAGTACTCCAACTACGCCCTCACCCCGGGCTACGTCTTTCGCAACATCGACGCCGCAACGGACGCGCCGCAACGCTGGCAGCAAAGCGACACGCCCTGGACCTGCATCACCGACACCACCACCACGCGAAGCCTCAACGTCTCGCCGCCGACAAGATGTACCGCAACACCCCCCGACAGCTACGACGTCGTCAACCACGCCACCGACGCCGGCTTCGAGCTCATCGAGATGAACACGCCCTCCGCCTACGGCACCGCCTACAAACGAACCGGCGGCAATACCCGACGCGGTCACACCTTCAACGCTGTGCTGACCGACGGCTCGGTCGCGGCACACCAGGGCAACGATCCCTCCGTCATCGACGTCACCGACCGCACCGGCACAGGCTCGCTGCTTATGCCCGCGTCAGACTGA
- a CDS encoding sodium:solute symporter family transporter, with protein MLLIWRLAWMGAALLATGKIFGLVTGLPLPLVMVVAGVVAILYTSLGGMRAVMWTDLMQFVVLFGGITLAVIVVLNRQPDGLEGVIRTAYEQGILRPFSPGDPEFYTADPRVRISLASALIGTSVAFLARYASDQMVIQRYLAELLNLTHDERDAFQKMVEEICDASGITGELGPVVKAISDIADQTNLLALNASIEAARAGDAGRGFAVVAEEVKKLAASSDHEASKIGPFAKQIHDVFQQIANKVENSFERFERTTELTEQVTEATKQISSETKG; from the coding sequence ATGCTCCTGATCTGGCGACTCGCATGGATGGGGGCAGCACTCCTCGCAACCGGAAAGATCTTCGGCCTCGTCACCGGCCTCCCCCTGCCCCTCGTCATGGTTGTCGCAGGCGTCGTCGCGATCCTCTACACCAGCCTCGGCGGGATGCGCGCCGTCATGTGGACCGACCTCATGCAGTTCGTCGTCCTCTTCGGCGGCATCACTCTGGCCGTCATCGTCGTGCTCAACCGACAACCCGACGGACTCGAGGGCGTCATCCGCACCGCCTACGAACAGGGCATCCTCCGCCCCTTCTCGCCCGGCGACCCCGAGTTCTACACCGCGGACCCGCGCGTCCGCATCTCGCTCGCCAGCGCACTCATCGGCACCTCCGTCGCCTTCCTCGCCCGTTACGCCAGCGACCAGATGGTCATCCAACGCTACCTCGCCGAGCTGCTCAACCTCACCCACGATGAACGCGACGCGTTCCAGAAAATGGTCGAGGAGATCTGCGACGCCTCAGGCATCACCGGCGAACTCGGCCCGGTCGTCAAGGCCATCTCCGACATCGCCGACCAGACCAACCTCCTCGCACTCAACGCCTCCATCGAGGCCGCCCGCGCAGGCGACGCCGGACGCGGCTTCGCCGTCGTCGCCGAAGAGGTCAAGAAACTCGCCGCCAGCTCCGACCACGAGGCCAGCAAGATCGGGCCCTTCGCCAAGCAGATCCACGACGTCTTCCAGCAGATCGCCAACAAGGTCGAAAACTCCTTCGAACGCTTCGAGCGAACCACCGAACTCACCGAACAGGTCACCGAGGCCACCAAGCAGATCTCCAGCGAAACCAAGGGCTAA
- a CDS encoding SLC5/6 family protein: protein MTLLDTLIVVAYLLAVLIVGLACPTGQHSTRDTNPTDPGGFMLGGRVFGSLLVGVSVMVTTFSALNFAAFPTEVAANGLYILACVPVFLLIAFPVTRWIIPAFVDQGYTSAYQLLEEASTPVSASSPAACS, encoded by the coding sequence ATGACCCTCCTCGACACCCTGATCGTCGTCGCCTACCTGCTCGCCGTCCTGATCGTCGGCCTCGCCTGCCCCACCGGCCAGCACTCAACCCGGGACACCAACCCGACCGACCCCGGGGGCTTCATGCTCGGCGGACGCGTCTTCGGCTCACTCCTCGTTGGCGTCTCGGTGATGGTCACCACCTTCAGCGCCCTCAACTTCGCCGCCTTCCCCACCGAAGTCGCCGCCAACGGCCTCTACATCCTCGCCTGTGTCCCCGTCTTCCTCCTGATCGCCTTCCCCGTCACACGCTGGATCATCCCCGCCTTCGTCGATCAGGGCTACACCAGCGCCTACCAACTCCTCGAAGAAGCTTCGACACCCGTGTCCGCAAGCTCGCCAGCGGCATGCTCCTGA
- a CDS encoding AraC family transcriptional regulator: protein MEAPTIALLVETSTTWGANIIRGVNNYVRQHSRWLLNVDHRSAHDTLRLPHHWSGQGVIARVGTPALSEQINEAGLPAVNVSQARIADAGIAQVTANEATIGELAARHLQDRGLEAFGYYGPPYLDHYTDHVRPAFTAILEAAGYPVAHFDPDRYVRSADTTHDDLPRLARWIENLDKPAGILAWNTAGARRLADACRRLGYRVPEDLAIIAGDHDDLMASIADPPVSCIDHNAVQIGYQAAATLDRLMRGEDVPPVQRIEPSGIIARQSTDTLAIEDPQLASAIRFIRENAHKPIQVSDVLEVLPISRRALELRFRRALGCSPASVIRQARLERARRLLIDTRMPVSQVASGSGFQHQEVMQRAFRKYFKVTPSEYRKKHLADATEPSGRTSRTNSHVGGIRLV from the coding sequence ATGGAAGCGCCGACAATCGCCCTGCTCGTTGAGACATCAACGACATGGGGCGCGAACATCATCCGTGGCGTGAACAACTACGTCCGCCAGCACAGCCGATGGCTGCTCAATGTCGATCACCGCAGCGCCCACGATACCCTCCGCCTGCCCCACCACTGGAGCGGTCAGGGAGTCATCGCTCGTGTCGGCACGCCCGCCCTCAGCGAGCAGATCAACGAGGCCGGCCTCCCCGCCGTCAACGTCTCTCAGGCCCGGATCGCCGACGCCGGCATCGCTCAGGTCACCGCCAACGAGGCCACCATCGGCGAACTCGCGGCACGCCACCTTCAGGACCGCGGACTCGAAGCCTTCGGCTACTACGGGCCGCCCTACCTCGATCACTACACCGACCACGTCCGGCCCGCCTTCACCGCCATCCTCGAAGCCGCCGGCTATCCCGTGGCCCACTTCGACCCCGACCGATACGTGCGCAGCGCCGACACCACGCACGATGACCTGCCCCGGCTCGCGCGATGGATTGAGAACCTCGACAAGCCCGCCGGCATCCTCGCATGGAACACCGCCGGGGCTCGACGACTCGCCGACGCCTGCCGCCGCCTCGGCTACCGGGTTCCCGAAGACCTCGCGATCATCGCGGGGGATCACGACGACCTCATGGCCAGCATCGCCGACCCGCCCGTCTCCTGCATCGATCACAACGCCGTCCAGATCGGCTATCAGGCCGCCGCAACTCTCGACCGGCTTATGCGCGGCGAAGACGTGCCCCCGGTACAACGCATCGAACCCTCCGGCATCATCGCCCGACAATCCACCGACACCCTCGCCATCGAAGACCCCCAACTCGCCAGCGCGATACGCTTCATCCGCGAGAACGCCCACAAGCCGATTCAGGTCAGCGACGTGCTGGAAGTCCTGCCGATCTCACGCCGAGCGCTGGAACTGAGGTTCCGCAGGGCGCTGGGCTGTTCGCCCGCCAGCGTCATCCGACAGGCCCGACTCGAACGCGCCAGGCGGCTGCTCATCGACACACGCATGCCCGTCAGCCAGGTCGCCTCAGGATCCGGCTTCCAGCACCAGGAAGTCATGCAACGAGCCTTCCGCAAGTATTTCAAAGTCACGCCTTCCGAATACCGCAAGAAACACCTCGCCGACGCCACCGAACCCTCCGGCCGAACCTCCCGCACAAACAGCCACGTCGGGGGGATTCGCCTGGTCTGA
- a CDS encoding methyl-accepting chemotaxis protein: MDATSIANELASVYTTAGYIFAAGLALSFFFAWLARWQIVQPLQKMVDLLRDIADGDLTQRIDDERRDEIGDLGRGFNRFVSKIHDIVYDVSSATTDVASAATQIAASSEEIAAGMDEQNQQVSEANMLIEEMAGAIGEISTQSGEAAHSAQEAGSVAEEGGQTVTETIASITKIRDAVTASANSVQSLGKRGEQIGEIIEVINDIADQTNLLALNAAIEAARAGEHGRGFAVVADEVRKLADRTTKATEEIAESIEAIQTETDCAVERMNTGTEQVDDGVGKATQAGEKLQAIVTGTHSVASLIESIASSTQQHSESSRRIIQNVSSIQQLTAQTREGTSQAASACSNLSMKAEELQSLVGQFKLSEQRRSAAA, encoded by the coding sequence ATGGACGCGACCTCTATCGCGAACGAGCTGGCATCGGTCTACACGACCGCCGGCTACATCTTCGCGGCAGGCTTGGCTTTGAGCTTCTTCTTCGCCTGGCTCGCCCGCTGGCAGATCGTCCAGCCGCTCCAGAAGATGGTCGACCTGCTCCGCGACATCGCCGACGGCGACCTCACCCAGCGCATCGATGATGAGCGACGCGACGAGATAGGCGACCTCGGCCGCGGCTTCAACCGCTTCGTCAGCAAGATCCACGACATCGTCTACGACGTCAGCTCCGCGACCACCGACGTCGCCTCCGCAGCAACACAGATCGCCGCCAGCAGCGAGGAGATCGCGGCGGGCATGGACGAGCAGAACCAGCAGGTCTCCGAGGCCAACATGCTGATCGAGGAAATGGCCGGGGCCATCGGCGAGATCTCGACCCAGAGCGGCGAGGCGGCGCACTCCGCCCAGGAGGCCGGATCCGTCGCCGAGGAAGGCGGACAGACCGTCACCGAGACCATCGCCAGCATCACCAAGATCCGCGACGCCGTCACCGCCAGCGCCAACTCGGTCCAGAGCCTCGGCAAGCGCGGCGAGCAGATCGGCGAGATCATCGAGGTCATTAACGACATCGCCGACCAGACCAACCTGCTGGCCCTCAACGCCGCCATCGAAGCCGCCCGTGCCGGTGAGCACGGCCGAGGCTTTGCGGTTGTCGCCGACGAGGTCCGCAAGCTCGCCGACCGCACCACCAAGGCCACCGAAGAGATCGCCGAGTCGATCGAGGCGATCCAGACCGAGACCGACTGCGCCGTCGAACGCATGAACACCGGCACCGAACAGGTCGACGATGGCGTGGGCAAGGCCACGCAGGCCGGTGAGAAACTCCAGGCCATCGTCACGGGCACCCACTCCGTCGCATCGCTCATCGAGAGCATCGCCTCCTCGACGCAGCAGCACTCTGAAAGCTCACGACGCATCATCCAGAACGTCAGCTCGATCCAGCAACTCACCGCCCAGACCCGCGAGGGCACCTCTCAGGCCGCCTCCGCCTGCAGCAACCTCTCCATGAAGGCCGAGGAACTCCAGTCGCTCGTCGGCCAGTTCAAGCTCTCTGAACAGCGGCGCTCCGCAGCAGCCTGA
- a CDS encoding TonB-dependent receptor plug domain-containing protein: MARLTLPIDSSPPELLRGTPGLHVAQIRSDTWSVSARGFGGEFNNKMLVQMDGRSLYTPLFGGVYWGTQDYILQDLEVVEVIRGPGGTLWGANAVNGSVYYTDNLRTANAFVRTDLGVTWKANDNMEFSLVGQNLLDSQHAEATSGFFTQSEVPRSIFARLTFRY; this comes from the coding sequence ATGGCGAGGCTCACACTGCCGATCGACTCGTCGCCGCCCGAGTTGCTCCGCGGCACGCCCGGCCTGCACGTCGCACAGATCCGCAGCGATACGTGGTCGGTCTCGGCCCGTGGCTTCGGCGGTGAGTTCAACAACAAGATGCTCGTTCAGATGGACGGGCGCAGCCTCTACACCCCGCTGTTCGGCGGTGTCTACTGGGGCACGCAGGACTACATCCTGCAGGACCTCGAGGTTGTCGAGGTGATCCGTGGCCCGGGCGGCACGCTCTGGGGCGCCAACGCGGTCAACGGCAGCGTCTACTACACCGACAACCTCCGCACCGCGAACGCCTTCGTCCGAACCGACCTGGGTGTCACGTGGAAGGCGAACGACAACATGGAGTTCAGCCTGGTCGGACAGAACCTCCTCGACAGCCAGCACGCCGAAGCGACCTCCGGCTTCTTTACGCAGTCGGAGGTGCCCCGCTCGATCTTTGCCCGCCTGACGTTCCGGTACTAA
- a CDS encoding carboxylesterase family protein, whose protein sequence is MTMATADVPTSQLTPDRLDVTVERQAELPYLISFPEGYNDDPQRRWPLVLFLHGAGERGDDLERVKSWGPGKRIEEGEHYPAIIVTPQCPADRWWPQMVFELVALIDAMEAEHRIDSERIYLTGLSMGGFGTWALAAEIPERVAAIGPICGGAAWYDARVIGWHQIPVWAFHGDADPVVEVEESLRAVQRLRAAGHENARLTLYSGVGHNSWTETYDNPEFWSWLFAQRLSNRPAPQEDPYH, encoded by the coding sequence ATGACGATGGCCACCGCGGACGTCCCCACCTCGCAACTCACCCCCGACCGACTCGACGTGACGGTTGAGCGTCAGGCGGAACTGCCTTATCTCATTTCATTCCCAGAGGGTTATAACGATGACCCGCAGCGCCGATGGCCGCTGGTGCTCTTCCTGCACGGGGCGGGCGAGCGAGGCGACGACCTCGAGCGAGTCAAGTCCTGGGGGCCGGGCAAGCGGATCGAGGAGGGCGAGCACTACCCCGCGATCATCGTGACGCCTCAGTGCCCTGCCGACCGCTGGTGGCCGCAGATGGTGTTCGAACTGGTGGCCCTGATCGACGCGATGGAGGCCGAGCACCGCATCGACTCCGAGCGGATCTACCTCACCGGCCTGAGCATGGGCGGGTTCGGGACCTGGGCACTCGCCGCGGAGATCCCCGAGCGTGTCGCCGCGATAGGCCCGATCTGTGGCGGAGCGGCCTGGTACGACGCACGCGTGATCGGCTGGCACCAGATCCCGGTCTGGGCGTTCCATGGCGACGCCGACCCGGTGGTTGAGGTCGAGGAGTCGCTCCGCGCGGTTCAAAGGCTCCGCGCCGCCGGCCACGAGAACGCACGGCTGACGCTCTACTCAGGCGTCGGTCACAACTCGTGGACCGAGACCTACGACAACCCCGAGTTCTGGTCCTGGCTCTTCGCCCAGCGGCTGAGCAACCGCCCCGCTCCGCAGGAAGACCCGTATCACTGA
- the aqpZ gene encoding aquaporin Z, with translation MNKYLAELIGTFWLVLGGCGSAVLAAAFPEVGIGLLGVSLAFGLTVLTMAFAIGHISGCHLNPAVTLGLLAGGRCPTRDAVPYIVAQVVGAVAAGGVLYLIASGQEGFDLAAGFASNGYGEHSPGGYSMTAALVTEVVMTMMFLFVIMGATDKRAPQGLAPVAIGLCLTLIHLISIPVTNTSVNPARSTGVAVYVGDWAVGQLWLFWVAPIVGGVLGAVIYKLVSTEADEA, from the coding sequence ATGAATAAGTATCTTGCTGAATTGATCGGGACGTTCTGGCTGGTGCTCGGCGGCTGCGGGAGCGCGGTGCTCGCGGCGGCGTTTCCCGAGGTCGGGATCGGCCTGCTGGGCGTCTCGCTCGCCTTCGGGCTGACGGTCCTGACGATGGCCTTCGCGATCGGTCATATCTCGGGCTGTCACCTGAATCCCGCGGTGACACTCGGGCTGCTGGCGGGCGGACGATGCCCCACGAGGGATGCGGTGCCTTACATCGTGGCCCAGGTGGTCGGCGCGGTCGCGGCGGGCGGGGTCCTGTACCTGATCGCCAGTGGCCAAGAGGGCTTCGACCTGGCGGCCGGCTTCGCCTCGAACGGCTACGGCGAGCATTCACCCGGCGGGTACTCGATGACCGCGGCGCTCGTGACGGAAGTCGTCATGACGATGATGTTCCTGTTCGTCATCATGGGCGCGACGGACAAGCGGGCACCGCAGGGTCTGGCGCCGGTGGCGATCGGCCTCTGTCTGACGCTGATCCACCTGATCAGCATCCCGGTGACCAACACCTCGGTCAACCCGGCACGGAGTACGGGCGTCGCGGTCTACGTCGGCGACTGGGCCGTCGGGCAACTCTGGCTGTTCTGGGTCGCACCGATCGTGGGCGGCGTCCTCGGCGCGGTGATCTACAAGCTGGTGAGCACAGAAGCCGATGAGGCGTAA
- a CDS encoding NAD(P)(+) transhydrogenase (Re/Si-specific) subunit beta, producing MNPLLINFAYIIASIMFVVGIKMLGSAKSARRGNLISSLGMLLAVVVTLFDAGLNYSWIVGGLLVGSAIGFLAARLVKMTAMPEMVALFNGFGGAASMLVGWAEWNRVAGESFTGSVGVPVEFTISVIALAVIIGGVTLSGSVQAWGKLSGKLGSKAVVLPGQTLINAALLFGAAGLGALLAVGPDIGLTPGLMNVLFIVMVILSLVLGVFGVLPIGGGDMPVVIALLNSLSGLAAAAAGFVILNNVLIVAGCLVGCSGLILTLIMCKAMNRSLANVLFSGFGASGSSSGAKVEGEMKAGSIDSAYFVLEAASSVVIIPGYGMAVAQAQHAVHELGELLEANGTDVKYAIHPVAGRMPGHMNVLLAEADVPYEQLVEMDDINPLMPTVDVAIVIGANDVVNPAAADDPSSPIYGMPIINAHEARTVFALKRGQGAGFSGIVNQLYFLEKTRMLYGDAKATVSGLVNQFKESD from the coding sequence ATGAACCCGCTGCTCATCAACTTCGCCTACATCATCGCGTCGATCATGTTTGTGGTAGGCATCAAGATGCTCGGCTCGGCGAAGTCGGCGCGACGCGGCAACCTCATCTCGTCGCTCGGCATGCTGCTGGCCGTGGTGGTGACGCTCTTTGATGCGGGCCTGAACTACTCATGGATCGTCGGCGGGCTGTTGGTCGGCTCGGCGATCGGCTTCCTGGCGGCCCGGCTGGTCAAGATGACCGCCATGCCCGAGATGGTGGCTCTGTTCAACGGCTTCGGCGGCGCGGCGAGCATGCTCGTCGGCTGGGCGGAGTGGAACCGGGTCGCGGGAGAGAGCTTTACGGGTTCGGTGGGTGTCCCGGTCGAGTTCACCATCAGCGTCATCGCGTTGGCGGTCATCATCGGCGGCGTCACGCTCTCGGGCAGCGTGCAGGCGTGGGGCAAGCTCTCGGGCAAGCTCGGCAGCAAGGCGGTCGTGCTCCCGGGGCAGACGCTCATCAATGCCGCCCTGCTCTTCGGTGCCGCGGGGCTGGGTGCCCTGCTCGCGGTCGGGCCGGACATCGGCCTGACGCCCGGTCTGATGAACGTGCTGTTCATCGTGATGGTGATCCTGTCGCTGGTGCTGGGCGTGTTCGGCGTCCTGCCGATTGGCGGCGGCGACATGCCCGTGGTGATCGCCCTGCTCAACAGCCTCTCGGGTCTCGCGGCGGCGGCGGCGGGCTTTGTCATCCTCAACAACGTGCTCATCGTGGCCGGCTGCCTGGTCGGCTGCAGCGGGCTGATCCTGACGCTGATCATGTGCAAGGCGATGAACCGCAGCCTCGCCAACGTGCTCTTCAGCGGCTTCGGTGCCAGCGGATCCTCGAGCGGCGCCAAGGTCGAGGGCGAGATGAAGGCGGGGTCGATCGACAGCGCCTACTTCGTGCTCGAGGCCGCTTCGAGTGTCGTGATCATCCCCGGCTACGGCATGGCGGTGGCGCAGGCGCAGCACGCGGTGCACGAGCTTGGCGAACTGCTCGAGGCCAACGGCACCGACGTCAAGTACGCCATCCACCCCGTGGCCGGCCGCATGCCCGGGCACATGAACGTGCTGCTCGCCGAGGCGGACGTCCCCTACGAGCAGCTTGTGGAGATGGACGACATCAACCCGCTCATGCCGACCGTGGACGTGGCGATCGTGATCGGCGCCAACGACGTGGTGAACCCCGCGGCGGCGGACGACCCGAGCAGCCCGATCTACGGCATGCCGATCATCAATGCGCACGAGGCCAGGACCGTCTTCGCGCTCAAACGCGGCCAGGGCGCGGGCTTCAGCGGCATCGTCAACCAGCTCTACTTCCTGGAGAAGACCCGGATGCTCTACGGCGACGCGAAGGCGACCGTCTCGGGCCTGGTGAATCAGTTCAAGGAAAGCGACTGA
- a CDS encoding NAD(P) transhydrogenase subunit alpha — translation MDLIQLLFIFTLAAFLGYELIKRVPSQLHTPLMSGSNAISGITIVGAILAVRVGAGGFDLILGVLALVLATINVVGGYFVTDRMLAMFRDKEGR, via the coding sequence ATGGACCTCATCCAACTCCTGTTTATCTTTACGCTTGCCGCGTTTCTCGGCTACGAGCTGATCAAACGGGTTCCGTCGCAGCTGCACACGCCGCTGATGTCCGGATCGAACGCGATCAGCGGCATCACGATCGTCGGCGCGATCCTCGCCGTGCGTGTCGGGGCGGGCGGGTTCGATCTGATCTTGGGTGTGCTCGCGCTGGTGCTGGCGACCATCAACGTCGTCGGCGGCTACTTCGTCACCGACCGGATGCTCGCGATGTTCCGCGACAAGGAGGGTCGCTGA
- a CDS encoding Re/Si-specific NAD(P)(+) transhydrogenase subunit alpha, whose protein sequence is MRLFCLSEKPDETRVALTPETAAKLIDLGLEVGLQTGAGRRSQYPDALYREAGVSLIDDPSRGLAEADIVFRVRKPEVSDFDGLKANAIHLSLLDPFNAPELLEAAASRDVRAVSMEMMPRTTLAQKMDVLSSQANLAGYFAVIRAAERMDRMMPMMMTPAGTIAPARVFVIGVGVAGLQAIATAKRLGARVDAFDTRPVVEEQVRSLGAKFVKIDLGETGQTDQGYAKELTPEQIETQRKGMAKVCAQSDLVITTAKLFGRPAPRVVTAEMVAGMKPGSVIVDLAAETGGNVEGTRVHEEVVTDNGVTIIGTANLEACIPHHASQVYAANLANLIEHFWDKESKTLNWDLTDEILKGCVLTDGGQVVHERFRTSS, encoded by the coding sequence ATGCGACTTTTCTGCCTCAGCGAGAAACCTGATGAGACCCGCGTCGCGCTGACGCCTGAGACGGCAGCGAAGCTGATCGATCTCGGCCTGGAGGTCGGCTTGCAGACGGGGGCGGGCCGACGGAGCCAGTATCCCGACGCGCTGTACCGCGAAGCGGGCGTGAGCTTGATCGATGATCCGTCGCGGGGTCTTGCGGAAGCAGACATCGTCTTTCGCGTGCGCAAACCCGAAGTCTCCGACTTCGACGGCCTGAAGGCGAACGCCATCCACCTGAGCCTGCTCGACCCGTTCAACGCGCCGGAGCTGCTTGAGGCCGCAGCGTCGCGTGATGTTCGCGCGGTATCCATGGAGATGATGCCCAGGACGACCCTCGCGCAGAAAATGGATGTTCTCAGTTCGCAGGCGAACCTCGCGGGTTACTTCGCGGTGATCCGTGCCGCCGAGCGGATGGACCGGATGATGCCGATGATGATGACCCCCGCCGGGACGATCGCCCCGGCACGCGTCTTCGTCATTGGTGTCGGCGTGGCCGGGCTGCAGGCGATCGCAACGGCCAAGCGGCTGGGAGCCCGGGTGGATGCCTTCGACACGCGCCCGGTCGTTGAGGAGCAGGTGCGTTCGCTCGGCGCTAAATTCGTGAAGATTGATCTCGGCGAGACCGGGCAGACCGATCAGGGCTATGCCAAGGAACTGACACCGGAGCAGATCGAGACGCAACGCAAGGGTATGGCGAAGGTGTGCGCCCAGAGCGACCTGGTCATTACGACCGCCAAGCTGTTCGGCCGGCCGGCGCCCAGAGTCGTGACGGCGGAGATGGTGGCGGGGATGAAACCGGGGAGCGTGATCGTCGACCTGGCTGCCGAGACGGGCGGCAACGTCGAGGGCACGCGTGTCCACGAGGAGGTGGTCACGGACAACGGCGTCACGATCATCGGCACGGCGAATCTCGAGGCGTGTATCCCCCACCACGCGAGTCAGGTCTACGCGGCGAACCTCGCCAACCTGATCGAGCACTTCTGGGACAAGGAATCCAAGACCCTGAACTGGGATCTCACCGACGAGATCCTCAAGGGCTGTGTGCTGACCGATGGCGGTCAGGTCGTTCACGAACGTTTCAGGACGTCGTCCTGA